The genome window GTGGTATTTGTGACTACCTCAATTATGTTCATTAATAGCCATTTTTGGCAAAGAATGAGAAAACAGGACGTGGAAAAACTGCTAAAATTGTGCACAGCTATATAAACAAGGCATTCCTGTGCATAAGGAGCATTATTGTAACATTTGTTTATGATTGAACAGTCATATGTGGCAAAGTGTAGCTGCAAAATGGAGTGCAAAACACCTGAGGTTTTCATGGTAACATATCAATTGACCCTTGTGGACAAAACATATTTTGCTTTTATAGGGTGGGTGTGGACATCTTGTCAGTACTGGCAACATTAAGGTTAACCAATCcctcaaacataaaacaaacaaaagaacagtAGTGGCCGCTGCATGCTGGAACAGCCTTTATTTCTTTGCTTGCTTGGTGACCATATTGCGAGGAGGAGTGACAGGACGACTGCCATTGGGCTTCTTCTTCTCAGCCGGTTTCAAAATCTACGAGTATAGAAAGATGTATGAGATCACAATCACTTGATTGAGATTACAACAGTTCTTtgagccggtaaaatgttgaacTATCAGGTGTTATGTATTGAGCAATATTGGAAGTGGCCACTTGAAATGGGTTAGGCTAACTTGACAACGCTTGtctattttatttgtatatgaaattgtggtaaaaaataaaatgttgagATTCTCACAATTtagaataaaataattttaaggTTAAGGTATATTACGTTCAAAAGGCATCCATTGGGTGGTTTTAAATTCATTATctaaatatgaaatgtgaacaTATCACAGCATAAAATAGCCAGATTTTCGTATGTGGGTGAAGCACTCTTTATTATATTAAGCATTTCCAAATATATGTTGCAACAAGTGAAAGCAATGTGTTAAAAGTCATGTATAAATAGGCGATTCAAACATAATACCTAAATGTGAAAATAAGGAAATCCAGTATATCCATAATTCCAGTAAAATAGCGATTTGGTGTTGAATAATATAGTTAGAAAATAATCTCCAGTGGCACTTTCTAAAGCATGCTTCTAAAATAAATGTTGGCTCGTAACAAAGCAATTACAGTGGTAACTTGACATTTGATTGCTTCGACATACGGTCTTTTCGacatgacgtaaaatttgactcgccatttgtttctacttccgacgacatgctcgaaatacgagttatgacagcgctgcagtttccttgttttcccgcaagactgatgcacggcagattttcttttgacagtaatcaacatgggttcaagAATGTTagagcaggtggtgaaaaaaaggtgagATTTACCATTGAaacgaagatggaaatgatagaaaaatatgagcgtggtgcgcCGTTCACCAGTTTTATAAgttgtgacaattattattattgtggtaacatcactaAAAAAATCGGCAGTTTCAggattttaatcatttatttcagaacttgtgcagcaCAACATGCCTAATGTCAGCCACTGCTAAAAAagtcaaagtaaaaagtcccCCCCTCCTCCAGTCAGCcacacaaaacacatccgccacattagaacttgatttgttacattattacaggtagtattattattattattgctattatcatattattattatgttttttattcatgatttgtttgttttgctctgtgtaattgatatttgcaatagtaccagcagcatttattaaggatttagtgtaggttttcaggttaaggaacgaattaatggaattataatgtaatcttatgggaaaatcctgctcaacatacgaccatttctacttacaaacaaggtcctggaacagattaacttcatatgtagaggtaccactgtactcttaACTTTTGAATTAGGGCACTCCTAAGTGAGGGCATCACTGTACTGTGGAAATTTCTACAAATTCgagaatgaaaaaagaaaataacaagCTTGAGCACATTACCTGAAAAGAACACATGAGAGTCTCATCTACGCTCATCATTGCACCAGCATTGTCAAACTCCCCACAATAATTCGGTGCAGAGAACAGAGTGACAAGCTGCCTTTTTGCAAAAAACTCGTAGCCATCCTCAACAACCTGCAAGAAAGACAGAAATGTCACATTTCTATAGCActttcaaatccattttgctgaaCGCCTGTAGACACAGTATTAAAACACTGTTCCGATTATATAgtaattttattattaaaaaaatgacctGATGTGCACGACAGATCAGATCCAGGTCGTGCTTATGCAGAAACTTGGCCACCACCTCCGagccaaaggtaaatgagacacCGCGGTCGTTCTCCCCCCAGCCCAACACATCCTTGTCTGGATCAGACCACAGCAAATCACACAGCAGGCCCTGATCGGGGACGTCAGTGGGGCGCATTATGCGCCTTATCTGCTCCATGGACTGCAGGTCAGGAGAAAGCCCTGTACAAAATGAGCAGATGAGAATAAATAAACACTGCGGGGACTGCCATTGGCAACAATTGAGTTGGCTTGACGTCAGCATGACATActgcacagaaactcagccaagAACAAACAAAAGACTGACAAACCAGTCAGAGTCAAATTAAAAAGACCGCAATTATTTCTTATTGCTGTGACAGCTTTCTTAGAAACGCTTTTCAAGGCAATTTAAAAACTTTTAGAGAGCGTACAACCTCTGGTATAACAAaagtaaaagagaaaaaaaaatcacctccaTGACAGCAAAAGATCttttcatcaacaatggctGCAATTGGGAGGCAGTTAAAACAGTCTGTGAAAGTCTTCCAGAGCTTGATGTTATACCTCCGTTTACCTAGAACATTAAGAGAAAACAATTCCAATAATCGCTTTGAAggaaattttaaatgaaaaaaacaacaacatgataCTAAGTAATAAATATACAATGACTTACACTCATCATAAAAGCCGTATATTCTGTTGATTGAAGCGCACTCGTGGTTTCCGCGCAACAGGAAGAAATTCTCAGGGTACTTGATTTTGTAAGCGAGCAGAAGACAAATGGTTTCCAGAGATTGCTTCCCCCTGTCCACGTAGTCTCCCAAGAATAGGTAGTTGCTCTCTGGGGGGAAGCCCCCATACTCAAACAGCCTCAGTAGATCATAGTATTGCCCGTGAATGTCACCTGAGAGAGAAACGGAGAACGATTATTAGAGATGTTGTGTTCCAACACTCTCACCAACCAActtatgaactcattggctgccgatGATCCCGAGGGACGTCCATCCTCATCAGTGGTGATAAGTGAACAGTCAAAAACAAGCTGTTCTTATTTGAATGCCACATCTCTGTTTTCTGATAGTGAATCCTATTCGATCTACTCACCACAGATCTTGAGAGGGGCCTCGAGTTCCAGAAGAATGGGTTGACTCAGGAAGATTTCCCTGGATTTTAAGCACAAGCCACGAATCTCATTCTCCTGCAGTTGGACGTTCTTTCCAGGTTTCGCTCCTCTCactagcaaaaacaaaatacattacATACGTCATTCGAAGCACTGGCATTCAACCCTTTAACACTTAACGTGTCGGCGGTGACAAAATTACGCATATCATTGACGCCTCGTCACGCtataattacatcacccacgtgcaACTGGTTGGTTTGAAAGAGCTgaagttgaggtccacgcccgtttttacttgaagtcaatcgaccaagtaaaacgggagataatgtcattactgttttattgccctcataaataagcattaaaacactgcatggaccttgtgtttatgtccatatttccatcatttcttgccctttttcaaaaccgaaagcaccacaaaagactacatatcccaggagccattgtgaggtcaagAAGGACGGACTTAATGTGAACATCTTTAATAAATTGCCGGGCGAGGCGCCACCTAAGGAGAGGGAGGCAAGGTAGCGatcaacggccggttggatcgGCCGGTTTAAAACATGCGGAATTAATtggaaactaaatttagcgcaagctaatgcattatttcatcacctcaaggaagaggatgagccgaatttgtcattgttttcttcggatgagtcAGCGTCTCTGCGAgtgagaagtgacagcagcgcacaAACGGCAAAAGAGTGGGCTGTGTTACGTAGCTCTGTGTTCTGTTCAAGAGGAAACTGAGTGGCATGTCTGAAAATTTTTGACTCACATAGCTTATTGTCAATATTtatgaaaacactttttttaatgttatatttgatttttttcctttactatcaatctttttaatttgaatatagatgtgcgtgttcaagaagcttgattgcatgtagtgtatatatttttgaaaaggtgatgggtacaatcttTAACCTcacagagatatcctccaaaccctttttgtgttatattatatatatgtatatttatttacaatattttgcactgtatataacctgttttgaccatacaaTGTGTAAAGGACAAAAAAAGCCTCTGAccttacctgctgtttgtgttgaattgtcaaacataaaactattcagtcttaatcttttctgttgaatgtttatcctaactagttgaataaatattatcgagcttcaaaacggttagtcgagcatgtttggttgtcaatgggacatcaatattacaaattctgACAAAAGGTTTGGGgatttttgttgtctttttaggTCCAAAATGGTGATTacgattggtcagtgaagaaaacaacagtttggacgtaaaggttatggtgtcctgaaaaaaaggacccaacctggccattgttaatatttttttcattgaaatttaaggcaacatcaaatgcatgcacatTCGGTCAAAATtgacttaggtgttaaagggttaaatattcACAAATCAAACAGAACAAAATGCTACTAAAGTCACACATTGTCGAGAACAGCAAATACACTTACCTTCTAAGAGACGTTGAATTATGCTATCAATGTTGAGTTTGTCGACATCGGCCATCGTGTTGTTGCTGTTAAAATATCAACGTAGTCGAATATAGGTCTCGGCTGCTAgctcttgtagcattagcacccAATGTTACGTCGCTTTTCCGGTGGCGGGCAAATATTGCCTGTTTTGATAGAAACCCTCGAACAAACTAAAACATTATCGACGTACGCAGCCTTAAAATTGTCCACATCGAAACACTGAATTCGACTATGAAAAGTGGATCACTGTGCGCGGTCATTCGGAACACAAAGATCCCGTTCTGCTCTTCTCTGCCGCACCTTGTCCAAAGTAGAGGACGGAGCAGTCACCCTGCTGCCCTCTACTGGAGTGGAGGTTCCCAACAACCCCAGGTgcttataaaataaaataaaataaaataaaataaaataaaataaaataaaataaaataaaataaaataaaataaaataaaataaaataaaataaaata of Corythoichthys intestinalis isolate RoL2023-P3 chromosome 3, ASM3026506v1, whole genome shotgun sequence contains these proteins:
- the ppp1cc gene encoding serine/threonine-protein phosphatase PP1-gamma catalytic subunit A, which translates into the protein MADVDKLNIDSIIQRLLEVRGAKPGKNVQLQENEIRGLCLKSREIFLSQPILLELEAPLKICGDIHGQYYDLLRLFEYGGFPPESNYLFLGDYVDRGKQSLETICLLLAYKIKYPENFFLLRGNHECASINRIYGFYDECKRRYNIKLWKTFTDCFNCLPIAAIVDEKIFCCHGGLSPDLQSMEQIRRIMRPTDVPDQGLLCDLLWSDPDKDVLGWGENDRGVSFTFGSEVVAKFLHKHDLDLICRAHQVVEDGYEFFAKRQLVTLFSAPNYCGEFDNAGAMMSVDETLMCSFQILKPAEKKKPNGSRPVTPPRNMVTKQAKK